A genomic segment from Cyprinus carpio isolate SPL01 chromosome A22, ASM1834038v1, whole genome shotgun sequence encodes:
- the LOC109059994 gene encoding SLAM family member 5-like, whose product MQFADSDAVKSVSVMEGDSVSLQTNTELQTEDQITWAFGPSAVFLAQLQKETRIVITHDPDGRFRNRLKVNNQTGSLTITNTRTTHSGLYQIITSSSRSRNTTYKFNVTVFASLPVPVFRRIFSSSSSQQNCSLVCSAVNVSHVTLSWYKGNSLLSSISVSGLSISLSLPLEVENQDKNTYSCVLNNPISNQTQHLDITQLCTLSAVVVLLKL is encoded by the exons ATGCA gtttgctgattcagatgcagtgaagtcagtgtcagtgatggagggagattcagtctcTCTACAGACTAACACTGAACTACAGACAGAGGATCAGATAACGTGGGCATTTGGACCTTCAGCGGTTTTTCTAGCTCAATTACAAAAAGAAACTAGAATCGTAATCACACATgatcctgatgggagattcagaaacAGGCTGAAGGTGAataatcagactggatctctgaccatcacaaacaccagaaccacacactctggactttatcaaataatcaccagcagcagcaggagcagaAACACCACATACAAATTCAATGTTACTGTCTTTG CTAGTCTGCCTGTTCCTGTGTTCAGAAGAatcttttcatcatcatcatcacagcagaattgttcattggtgtgttcagctgtgaatgtgagtcatgtgactctctcctggtacaaaggaaacagtttattgtccagcatcagtgtgtctggtctcagcatcagtctctctctacctctggaggtggaaaatcaggataaaaacacctacagctgtgtgctcaacaatcccatcagcaaccagactcaacatctggacatcactcaactctgt actctgtcTGCGgttgtggttctactgaagctgtga